A portion of the Zootoca vivipara chromosome 6, rZooViv1.1, whole genome shotgun sequence genome contains these proteins:
- the LOC118078595 gene encoding interferon-inducible GTPase 5-like, with the protein MVEDFEVAVSQGQLADAVSHVLAKPLHFFNSTPLNVAVVGEPGSGKSSFINAMLGLHADDPRAAATGIQMTTLQVKDYPHPTLPQVILWDHPGKGTPTFGKDKFEKKVDLNHFDFFVIVGSQRFRATHSDLVHEIQDMAKNFYFVRTKADLDLSAAKRQQPSNYNEEKVLLHIQEDCKECLVREGVRDPQVFIVSNWEADRFDFPLLQETLKNDLLRLKRQAFLHRFPSICLPILEKKKASVKEKIWTSRLCLLVALGSPVPFLLPIFLFSKFRSWCFLDFGLNDRSLAALAQRVGKTSTALKAAMQSLGIFSAILWVLPDLVGLSVMAYEYHRWEHFPIFGCLLSGGISLLRTYFMLQKCISGAADDTQRVLSKALEAEGKKSI; encoded by the coding sequence ATGGTTGAAGACTTTGAGGTAGCCGTTTCTCAGGGCCAATTGGCAGATGCTGTGTCGCACGTGCTGGCAAAACCACTGCACTTTTTCAACAGCACTCCACTCAACGTTGCCGTAGTAGGAGAGCCCGGCTCCGGGAAGTCCTCCTTCATCAATGCCATGTTGGGTCTTCATGCTGATGACCCGCGTGCCGCTGCAACCGGCATACAGATGACAACATTGCAAGTCAAGGATTACCCACACCCGACACTTCCACAAGTGATCCTTTGGGACCACCCCGGAAAGGGAACGCCAACTTTTGGGAAGGACAAATTTGAGAAGAAGGTTGATTTAAATCACTTTGATTTCTTCGTTATCGTCGGCTCCCAGCGCTTCCGTGCCACCCATTCTGACCTGGTCCATGAGATCCAAGATATGGCCAAGAATTTCTACTTTGTGCGCACCAAAGCAGACCTGGACCTGTCGGCCGCCAAGAGGCAACAGCCATCCAACTACAATGAAGAGAAGGTCCTCTTGCACATCCAGGAGGACTGCAAAGAGTGCTTAGTAAGAGAAGGAGTGAGGGACCCACAAGTCTTCATCGTCTCCAACTGGGAAGCCGACCGCTTTGATTTCCCCCTCCTGCAGGAAACGCTGAAGAACGATCTCTTGCGGCTGAAGAGGCAAGCCTTTCTGCACCGCTTCCCTAGCATCTGTCTGCCTATCTTAGAGAAAAAGAAAGCCTCTGTGAAGGAAAAGATTTGGACCAGCAGGCTTTGTTTGCTGGTCGCTCTTGGAAGCCCagttcctttccttcttcccataTTTCTGTTTAGTAAGTTCCGCTCCTGGTGCTTCCTAGACTTTGGCCTGAACGATCGATCCCTTGCAGCTCTGGCCCAGCGTGTTGGAAAGACAAGCACAGCCCTTAAAGCAGCAATGCAGTCCCTGGGAATATTCTCTGCCATTTTATGGGTGCTGCCAGACTTGGTGGGACTCTCAGTGATGGCTTATGAATATCACCGCTGGGAGCATTTCCCCATCTTTGGCTGCCTTCTGTCCGGAGGGATTTCACTTCTTCGCACCTACTTCATGCTGCAGAAATGCATATCGGGTGCTGCGGATGACACCCAGAGGGTTCTGTCCAAAGCTCTTGAGGCAGAAGGGAAAAAGTCCATTTAG
- the LOC118086238 gene encoding interferon-inducible GTPase 5, whose product MNVDIAIKIYERFMEVFSDGGMKEATSEVKEEMEEMENTELDIAITGETGSGKSSLINALRGKKAEDDGAAPVGVTETTLNPKVYTHSNDPKVKFWNLPGIGSPDFSPESYLKMVDFPSYDFFIIVGSEKFRSNHTDLAQAIQEMEKKCYFVRSKVDADLDNMERTYPNTFNEEEVLEKMRNDLKKQLKKCFRSTIPQVFLISSWDLAKYDFPRLVETLEKDLPSLKRHAFPLSLPMFSPEVTEKKKSVLKSHIWKISLASAGINAIPIPALPVACDVALLLGSMVAFCKRFELDDDSLARRAKLARKPVEKLKAVMKSPRMEEITRDLIIKKITDSARTLIPH is encoded by the coding sequence ATGAACGTAGATATAGCAATCAAGATATATGAGAGGTTTATGGAGGTTTTCAGTGATGGTGGAATGAAGGAAGCAACTTCTGAGGTGAaagaggagatggaggagatggAAAACACTGAGCTTGACATTGCCATCACTGGAGAGACGGGCTCTGGGAAATCATCCCTCATCAATGCTCTCCGAGGCAAGAAGGCAGAAGATGATGGTGCTGCCCCTGTAGGAGTGACAGAAACTACACTGAATCCAAAGGTTTATACGCATTCTAACGACCCCAAAGTGAAATTCTGGAACCTGCCAGGAATTGGATCCCCAGATTTCTCCCCAGAGAGTTACCTTAAGATGGTGGATTTCCCCAGCTATGACTTCTTTATCATTGTTGGCTCAGAGAAATTCCGATCCAACCACACTGACCTAGCTCAGGCAATCCAGGAGATGGAGAAGAAGTGTTATTTTGTGCGCTCCAAAGTAGATGCAGATCTAGACAACATGGAAAGGACTTACCCAAATACCTTCAATGAAGAGGAAGTCCTTGAGAAGATGAGGAATGACTTAAAGAAGCAGCTTAAGAAGTGCTTCAGGAGCACCATCCCTCAAGTCTTTCTGATCTCCTCCTGGGACCTTGCCAAGTATGACTTCCCCCGACTGGTGGAGACGTTGGAGAAAGATCTGCCCAGCCTAAAGAGACATGCATTCCCGCTCAGCCTTCCCATGTTTTCCCCTGAAGTCACGGAAAAGAAGAAATCTGTGCTGAAGAGCCACATATGGAAAATATCCCTGGCGTCTGCTGGCATCAATGCTATTCCCATTCCAGCCCTTCCTGTGGCTTGTGATGTTGCCCTCTTGCTTGGGTCCATGGTTGCCTTCTGCAAGAGATTTGAGCTGGATGATGACTCCCTGGCTAGGCGGGCCAAATTGGCCAGGAAGCCTGTTGAGAAATTGAAGGCCGTGATGAAGTCTCCTCGGATGGAAGAAATTACCAGGGATCTCATTATAAAGAAAATAACCGATTCTGCAAGAACATTAATCCCGCATTAA
- the LOC118086966 gene encoding uncharacterized protein LOC118086966, whose amino-acid sequence MASVLSTVLQWSLSIVIPWFTAQLWRFMNKLLTVAVVVALAVLLSTMWLAVNKADYSPMGTDHEVAVTTKQLWKPTSVLSIMKDALLYVANLLPSYEPLTVENLLRHRDRLDGVNYILQACFTKAIDTFLQEPWSVQQNAQLVIQCDGPPIEFRSGKGDCQISVYVIKKRIQCDIKERTAEMYLARLANHKEPLSVGDLLRVRQSLRSWGVLSEELGHCLEFAVEEFAKEPFCVQDNAYMVVDCGGQVLNFASGEGENKINIYDVRGGLIHYRIRISGSWTSIVRFFHGNKDHVQTHARKPLQLE is encoded by the coding sequence atgGCCTCTGTCCTCAGCACTGTCTTGCAATGGTCTCTCAGCATCGTCATCCCGTGGTTTACAGCTCAGCTCTGGAGATTCATGAACAAACTGCTGACCGTCGCGGTCGTGGTGGCGCTCGCTGTTCTCCTCTCCACGATGTGGCTAGCTGTGAACAAAGCGGATTATTCCCCCATGGGCACGGACCACGAGGTTGCCGTGACAACCAAGCAATTGTGGAAGCCCACCAGTGTTCTCAGTATCATGAAGGATGCCCTGTTGTACGTGGCTAACCTACTGCCCTCTTACGAACCACTGACAGTTGAGAATCTCCTAAGGCACCGCGATCGGCTGGATGGCGTCAACTACATACTCCAAGCCTGTTTCACCAAGGCCATTGATACCTTTCTCCAGGAGCCCTGGTCTGTGCAGCAAAATGCCCAGCTGGTCATCCAGTGTGATGGACCCCCCATAGAGTTTCGGTCCGGCAAGGGGGACTGCCAGATTTCTGTATATGTCATAAAGAAGCGGATCCAGTGTGATATCAAGGAGCGGACGGCCGAAATGTACCTTGCGAGGCTGGCCAATCACAAGGAGCCACTGAGCGTCGGAGACCTGCTGAGAGTGAGGCAGAGCTTGCGCTCCTGGGGGGTACTTTCCGAGGAACTAGGGCACTGCTTGGAGTTTGCCGTGGAAGAGTTTGCCAAGGAGCCGTTCTGTGTCCAGGACAATGCCTACATGGTTGTAGACTGCGGTGGGCAGGTGCTGAACTTCGCCTCTGGCGAAGGGGAGAATAAGATCAATATCTACGACGTGCGGGGAGGCCTCATTCACTACCGGATCAGGATCTCAGGTTCTTGGACCAGCATCGTGCGGTTCTTTCATGGGAACAAGGACCACGTGCAAACACATGCGAGGAAGCCTCTGCAACTAGAGTGA